The segment TGACGGGCGTGGCCCCAAAGGCCGCGCTCATGGCTGCGGTGACGGGGATTTCCCGCTGCACGATGCTGGGAAAATCCATGGCATAGAGCTCTCCCGCACGGCGCACCGGCAACACGCCCTCGCCGGTGATGAACTCGACCCTGTGCGCCGTTTTTGTGAGAAAATTCAGCACCACAAAGGCCGAGGCCAGGGTGGCGTGCCCGCAAAGGCCCACTTCCGTCCCGGGCGTGAACCAGCGCAGGCGGTAGGCCGCCTTGTCTGGCACAAGAAAGGCCGTTTCGGAGAGATTGTTCTCCATGGCCATGGCGCGCATCCAGCTGTCATCCGGCCAGGTGGGCAGCACGCAGACCGCGGCGGGATTGCCGCTGAAGGGCTGGTCCGTAAACGCGTCAACAATGTATTGCTGCATGGCGGCAAGGGGATAAAAGGATGGGCGGGGAAAAATCCTGTTTCTCTTCAACAGCCCCCAGGCTGGCTGGTTGGCGTACCTTTGTCAATTCCATGGATAGGCGGATCAGCGCGGATAAAACGCAAGCCCGCCTTACTCACCTGCGCAGCGTCATATGCTCCGGCCTGCTTCGCGGCTCACGCTGGAGGGAACGTTCCGGGCAATCGCATGTGGCGCAGGAACGGCGCCTCTCCTCCGTCCCCGTACCGGGGTCAGGGCCCCCTTGTGCGAAAGAGGCGCCGGGCGTATAGAAAAATCTATGCGATTCCTGATCTTCACTGCTCTCCTGCTTTCTGTTCTTTGGAGCCCCGCACCGGCTCACGCCTTCCCCGCGGAAGTGCTTTCCGTCCACGACGGGGACAGCATCACGGCCCGGCGCGTGGGTTCACAGCGGCAAAAACCGCACAAGGTGCGCATCTACGGCATCGACTGCCCCGAGCTCGACCAGCCCTTCGGCGAAGAGGCGCGCGCCCTGGCCGCACAGGTGCTGAAGGACAAGGGCGTGGAAATCGTGCCGGCGCAGAAGGGCAAGAGCTACAGGCGCGAGGTAGGCGGCATCGTCCTTGTGCGGGATATGCTGGTCATTCAGGATGCGCTGGTCAGCGCCGGCCTCGCCTGGGTGGATGACCGCTACTGCAAATTGCCCGTCTGCGACCTCTGGCGCTTGCACCAGCGCGAGGCCAAGGCAGCCCGGCGCGGCCTCTGGGCCG is part of the Desulfovibrio sp. ZJ209 genome and harbors:
- a CDS encoding PhzF family phenazine biosynthesis protein; translated protein: MQQYIVDAFTDQPFSGNPAAVCVLPTWPDDSWMRAMAMENNLSETAFLVPDKAAYRLRWFTPGTEVGLCGHATLASAFVVLNFLTKTAHRVEFITGEGVLPVRRAGELYAMDFPSIVQREIPVTAAMSAAFGATPVKALLGADLVCVYEREGEVRGLVPDQNLLRQLEGRGQHATAPGDTADCASRSFFPKLGISEDPVCGSAHCQIAPYWGGELNKDAVIALQASRRGGTLYCKVQQNGRVEVSGKACLFAISEIATAALPR
- a CDS encoding thermonuclease family protein, whose amino-acid sequence is MRFLIFTALLLSVLWSPAPAHAFPAEVLSVHDGDSITARRVGSQRQKPHKVRIYGIDCPELDQPFGEEARALAAQVLKDKGVEIVPAQKGKSYRREVGGIVLVRDMLVIQDALVSAGLAWVDDRYCKLPVCDLWRLHQREAKAARRGLWADEDAVPPWTWRKMQRAQKK